CAGGGAGGATGGAGCTGGCCCGGGAGCGGCTCCTCAGGCACCTCCAGCGAGATGGCGCCTGGTGCACCGGGAGAATCATGAGGCGACACCCGCACAGTCACCGAGGCATCCGCCAGCGATGCGGGCTCGTCGGTCCACGGCACTTCTTCCCCTGTCGCTTCAACCGGAGTGACCACCGGCGTCCTCGAGTGAGGGCCATGACCCATCCACCAGATGCCCCCCACGGTCATCAGCACCAATGCCAGTGCGTAGAGCCCTCTCCACCAGGCCCATACATCCACCTCGGACTTGCCGCGCACAGGCACAGGCACAGGCAAGCGGGTGCTCATGGCAGGTGCTGGCGCCGACTCCGCCAGCGGAACATCGGCCTCGGGCTCCACGCGCCAGGGGCCTACCAGGCTCCCGGAGCGCAGTGAGTCAGGGGTCGGTGCATCCGTCATCGCGGGCCTCGGCGTGCAGAGGGCGGTGGTTTCCGCCTCCACCCAGCCTACCCGAGGAGTATGCACGCGCCAGTCCGCTCCCACAGGTAAGGCCCCATGCAGCTACGCGCCCTGGGGGCGGGCCGGCCTGACGACGGTCGGGCCCATGGGCGCGAGCTCGTAGCGCCCGATCACCTGAGCCGGATCGCCATCGAGCAGGCGGCGGAGCGCGTCCAGGGACTCCGCCTCGAAGACGCCCAGGCCGAAGACACCCGCCGGGTCGGGCACCGGGCCCGCCACCACGAGCGTGCCGGCGGCGAGCTGGCTCTGGAGGAACTCGCCATGCGCCCGCATCGTGGCCTGCTCGTCGGGGGTCATGGTCATCGCGAAGTCGGGACGACCGAGCATGAACACCGGTGACGGGGTTGCCCGTGGTGTCTTCCGCGAGAAAGTTGTGTCTCGAGCGGAAGACAGGAGCTCTCTGCATAGCTGGCGCGCACTGTGTCTCCCTTATTCGCGAGGAAAGTCCCTTGCGAACGTGAGGCGCTTCAGCGCCAGCCCTGGGAGAACTGGATGTTCAAGAACAAGTTGAGGACTGTTTCGCTCGTGCTGTTTGCTCTCGTGACGGCGTGCGGGGTCGACATGGGGCCCGCCGTCGAGGCCGAGGAGGTTGGAACCGTCCAGAGTCCGTTGATCTGTGGCCTCGTCTGTCCGCCCGGCTCCGTCCCGAGCTACTACACCTGTAACGACTACTGCGGTTCGTGCTTCGGGGGATGGAACGCGGTGCAGTGCGTACCCGCGGGGCCGCCGCAGGCTTCCATCAGCGCGAGCCCCGAGACGGTCTCGGTAGCGGCCGGGGCCGCGGGGACCAGCCGGATCTGCTGGTCCACCGCCTATCTCACCGCCCCCGTGTGGATCCGGGTGCGCATGAATGGAGGGGCAGGCCAGCTGTTCACGAAGGAGAGCAACAATGGCTCGGCCTGCGCGGACGCCGGATGGATCGTGGCGGGCAATAGCTACGCCTTCAGTGTTCACACCTCCGACTCGGACAGCGCCCCGGTGCTCGCCAGCACCACCGTGACTGGCGTGCTCGCGTCCGGCGGTGGGGGTGGCGGCCTCTACTGCGAGAGGCCCGATGCCTCCTGTCGGTCGGGCTACGACTGCCACTGTGGAGATGTGTGTCGCAGGGTGGGAAGCATCTGCCCGTAGTCGCTACGGCCTGAGGATTTCCTGGGCGCGTAGGCCCCCTGACGAACTTCGAGCGCTCGACGGCCTCCACCAGAAGGGTCGTCGAGCCAGTACAACAAGCGACGGCAGGCTCTGTCCTGAGGATGGGGGGAGCGCCTTCCAGGGCCGGGCAGTGCGCTCCTATACCCCCGGACGGTGCTGACCCTGTTCGTGGCGGTGCTAGATTCCCCAGTGAATCTTCGCATTCCAGGCGAGCGGGAAGATCCTGGCGTATGTCCTTGGCGTCTACGACAACAGATCCTCGTGGTCCGCGAATGTGCAGCACGACAGCCAGGTCCCCTTCCTGAGCACGCCCTGGCAGACCAACGAGCACATCACGGTGTCACCGTACTCCCAGACGTTCAGGACGCACACCTGGACGGGATTGCAGTTCTTCAGGATTCACATCCCCCAGTCCAAGTTCCTGCACACGGTCACCAGGCTGAACGAGTACTGCGCCCAGCATCCCACCGAGGCCAACTGCGGCAGGTACTTCAGTACCAGCCCGCAGTCCTACAAGGTGATGAGCTTCGGCGTCCTGCACGAGGTCTTCCGAGGGCCCAACAACCAGGTGTCCTCGGGAGTCCACTTCACCGAGGCCGGCCTCTACTACGCCAGATAGAGGTGCAACGCCCCGCGGGCGTGAGCCCCGTCCCGCTCCGGGCACCGCCGCCGTGACACTTTTTCCCGGAAGGAGAAGCCCTGGATGACCCGCCGTTACGGAGACGCCCTCGCCTTCACCGTTTTCGCGGCAGCCTGCATGGAGGCGGCGTAAGCGTTCGGGGGTTGTGGAGGGCCTCAAGTCCAAGGTATCTCCGATCGGTCCGGGAGCGGGCACTTTCCTCCCCGCAGACCGATCAGGTCGCATCATTGCCGTCAGGGCTTTGCCTTCACCGGAAGGCGGAACGGCGCACCGAGCCGGTTGAAGGCGTTCATCGCCGCGATTGTAATGGTGAGATCGACCAGGTCCTTGGGCTCGAACGCCGCCGCGGCTGCGGCATAAGCCTCGTCCGACGCATGAGTTTCGCTAACCAGCGTGACCTCCTCGGCCCACGCCAGTGCCGCGCGATATTGGTCGGGAAACAGATGCGGCACTTCCGCCCACACCGGTACGAGTGTCACCTTATCGGCGGCCATCGTCTTGAGCAGGTCGCGGGTATGCATGTCGATACAGTGCGCGCAGCCATTGATCTGCGAGACGCGCAGGAAGACAAGGTGGATCAGCTCCTCGGGTAGATCAGTTTCATGGGTGATGTAGTGGTGGATGCCGAACAGCGCCTTCGCGCCAGCTGGCGCCACTTCAAGCCAGTTCAAACGTGCAGTCGCGGTCATGATGATTTCCTCGATAGACGCCGACCATCGGCGCTATCGTGCATGACGAGGCACCGGGTTCGGGTGTGACATCGGTAGGAAGTTTCCGGCCGACCTCGATGATGTCACAGCGGGACAGCCTGCCTCGTCACCCGCATGGACGGCACCAACAGATGAAGAACGCGCAGGTGGTACAGGACCAGAGAACCGCTGATTTCGAGGGCGAACGCCGGCGCCTCGTGAGGCTCGGCTACAGGATGCTTGGTTCGATCAGCGAGGCGGAGGACGTCGTGCAGGACGCCTGGTTGCGCTTCGCGACCGTCACAGGCGGCATCGATACGCCAGCGGCCTATCTCACGCGTGTCGTCACGCGCCTCTGCCTCGACCGGATGAAGTCCGCACGCGCGCGCCGCGAAACATATGTCGGTCCCTGGTTGCCGGAGCCGCTGATCGGTGCGGTCGAGCCCGACGAGACGATCGCCGACAACATCACGATCACCCTGATGCTGGCGATGGAACGTCTCTCGCCGCTTGAGCGCGCAGCCTTCCTGCTCCACGACGTATTCGACGTGGCGCTCGGCGATGTCGCGGCGGCGCTAGGTCGCGAACCTGCCGCCGTGCGCCAGCTCGCCTCGCGTGCTCGCAAACATGTCCAGGACGCACGTCCTCGGTACACCATCGAAGCTGCCGAAGGCGACCGGATCGCGCGCGCCTTCTTCGCGGCAGCGCGCGATGGCGATACCGCTGCGCTGTCGGCGCTGCTGGCGCAGGACGTTGAGATTCATACCGATGGCGGTGGCAGAGTGCTGGCCTTCCGCAATGTTATTCGCGGGATCGAGCGCGCGTTGCGACTGTTTGCCGGCGTCAGGCGCAAGGCCGCGCAGCCAC
The DNA window shown above is from Hyalangium gracile and carries:
- a CDS encoding YciI family protein, whose amino-acid sequence is MLGRPDFAMTMTPDEQATMRAHGEFLQSQLAAGTLVVAGPVPDPAGVFGLGVFEAESLDALRRLLDGDPAQVIGRYELAPMGPTVVRPARPQGA
- a CDS encoding carboxymuconolactone decarboxylase family protein — its product is MTATARLNWLEVAPAGAKALFGIHHYITHETDLPEELIHLVFLRVSQINGCAHCIDMHTRDLLKTMAADKVTLVPVWAEVPHLFPDQYRAALAWAEEVTLVSETHASDEAYAAAAAAFEPKDLVDLTITIAAMNAFNRLGAPFRLPVKAKP
- a CDS encoding sigma-70 family RNA polymerase sigma factor, with amino-acid sequence MKNAQVVQDQRTADFEGERRRLVRLGYRMLGSISEAEDVVQDAWLRFATVTGGIDTPAAYLTRVVTRLCLDRMKSARARRETYVGPWLPEPLIGAVEPDETIADNITITLMLAMERLSPLERAAFLLHDVFDVALGDVAAALGREPAAVRQLASRARKHVQDARPRYTIEAAEGDRIARAFFAAARDGDTAALSALLAQDVEIHTDGGGRVLAFRNVIRGIERALRLFAGVRRKAAQPPTLLRTATIDGLPGYVSIDRGSVLQTTALDIRDGRIVAIYIVRNPDKLTRIEEFTSSQRTRPMS